A window of the Dioscorea cayenensis subsp. rotundata cultivar TDr96_F1 chromosome 14, TDr96_F1_v2_PseudoChromosome.rev07_lg8_w22 25.fasta, whole genome shotgun sequence genome harbors these coding sequences:
- the LOC120276080 gene encoding uncharacterized protein LOC120276080, which translates to MDGYDAFESSQASSAMRTTTTTSGHKRWTPSESRYFIRFMASQVEEGLKVDKGFKPQAIHAVIRAMKQAFGVVVTEANVSNHLRTIRRRWARIKRLKEMSGMGWDNNLKMIVMGEAEYRDYVQIHPQDEPYLNKTIEDHDLLEAICGNDQATNGLQHRARSSSPY; encoded by the exons ATGGACGGGTATGATGCATTTGAGAGCAGCCAAGCATCATCAGCTATGAGGACCACAACAACAACTTCAGGACACAAGAGGTGGACACCATCTGAAAGTCGTTATTTCATACGTTTCATGGCTAGCCAAGTTGAAGAGGGATTGAAAGTAGATAAGGGATTCAAACCACAAGCAATTCATGCCGTTATTCGAGCGATGAAACAAGCATTTGGTGTGGTAGTTACAGAAGCTAATGTGAGCAACCATCTCAGGACAATACGGAGAAGGTGGGCAAGGATAAAAAGATTGAAAGAAATGAGTGGCATGGGTTGGGATAACAACCTTAAAATGATTGTAATGGGCGAGGCAGAGTACAGAGACTATGTTCAG ATTCACCCTCAAGATGAGCCATACTTGAACAAAACAATTGAAGATCATGATCTTTTGGAGGCCATATGTGGTAATGACCAAGCCACAA ATGGACTACAACACCGAGCCAGAAGCAGTTCCCCCTACTGA